The Halosimplex litoreum genome has a window encoding:
- a CDS encoding GNAT family N-acetyltransferase, with protein MTDDASAPVVASLSADRYDEFRRIVDYAFHPGAGPQEYDDEPERIADRYGAFVDDDLVSVCGHYDFRANLRGERVRLAGLAAVATPPEHRREGYVGALIDDALERWRGEYALAALWPFARSYYEQFGWATANTATTYTCPPEQLAFARGAAAGRARPVEPDEWRALQSVHETAAERTTLALERRSETWWRERILSEGGDDRPWAYVWERDGDACGYLVYDFEDAGEGFEQRRLAVDDMAAVDHETWLGLLGFLADHDSQATEVRFAGDGRGDLLDLVPDPDAVDCEVETGPMVRVVDAADTLEACPYPAEASADLTFDVSDATADWNDGRFRLSAADGTGECERIDDADGESAATADATLDVGTLSQLVVGYHDAATARRVGGLVVADESVADALAELFPAERVYLRTFF; from the coding sequence ATGACCGACGACGCGTCCGCCCCCGTGGTGGCCTCCCTCTCGGCCGACCGCTACGACGAGTTCCGCCGGATCGTCGACTACGCGTTCCACCCCGGAGCGGGGCCCCAGGAGTACGACGACGAGCCCGAGCGGATCGCCGACCGCTACGGGGCGTTCGTCGACGACGACCTCGTCAGCGTCTGCGGCCACTACGACTTCCGGGCGAACCTGCGTGGCGAGCGGGTCCGACTCGCCGGCCTGGCGGCCGTGGCCACGCCGCCGGAACACCGCCGGGAGGGGTACGTCGGGGCGCTGATCGACGACGCGCTGGAGCGGTGGCGCGGCGAGTACGCGCTCGCGGCGCTGTGGCCGTTCGCGCGGTCGTACTACGAGCAGTTCGGCTGGGCGACCGCCAACACCGCGACCACCTACACCTGCCCGCCCGAGCAGCTGGCGTTCGCCCGCGGGGCTGCCGCCGGCCGAGCGCGCCCGGTCGAGCCCGACGAGTGGCGCGCCCTGCAGTCGGTCCACGAGACGGCCGCCGAGCGGACGACGCTCGCGCTCGAGCGGCGCTCGGAGACGTGGTGGCGCGAGCGGATCCTCTCCGAAGGGGGCGACGACCGCCCGTGGGCCTACGTCTGGGAGCGCGACGGCGACGCGTGCGGCTATCTCGTCTACGACTTCGAGGACGCCGGCGAGGGGTTCGAACAGCGGCGGCTCGCGGTCGACGATATGGCCGCCGTCGACCACGAGACGTGGCTCGGTCTCCTCGGATTCCTCGCCGACCACGACTCCCAGGCGACGGAGGTCCGCTTCGCCGGCGACGGTCGGGGGGATCTGCTCGACCTCGTTCCCGACCCCGACGCGGTCGACTGCGAGGTGGAGACGGGACCGATGGTCCGCGTCGTCGACGCCGCCGACACGCTCGAAGCGTGTCCCTATCCGGCCGAGGCGAGCGCGGACCTCACGTTCGACGTGAGCGACGCGACCGCCGACTGGAACGACGGGCGATTCCGGCTCTCCGCCGCGGACGGGACCGGCGAGTGCGAGCGGATCGACGACGCCGACGGGGAGTCGGCGGCCACCGCGGACGCGACACTCGACGTCGGGACGCTGTCGCAGCTCGTCGTCGGGTATCACGACGCCGCGACCGCCCG